Proteins encoded together in one Fibrobacter sp. UWP2 window:
- a CDS encoding POTRA domain-containing protein — protein sequence MASALAAPAVFGYAGEGCKDGTPIGTVSLEGMTRTKPHVVLRELSMKSGVAYSDSLFTADARRLESLDLFSDIKLSCVQEGDQQNIVLQLTEIFPFIPAPAGKKTDQDGWMLGGALAYLNLFGEDIRSEIQYRTSLDPLFDNNEYAIYTSSPWLFGLPVGWNIELLRTDSYDELRNFHNASWLADLDLEWNFTQRFALLVSGAYRYMEKFGHVPEGGLGISFDTRDSPLDSRRGTYDEIMLTRVGAHDLPENFFEILTDFRGYYTAGRFISGLSALFRYRFGHAEFFDRFHHGGANTFRGADADTSRHGKHESLLNFEERFVLLERRPASVVGINFFYGVQLVAGLDGSFLWDDSDLDWSEYSGAVYGGIHLLIPALDRIRIEVGYAPDTGEPKIFVGLFEKNVSQRWRSR from the coding sequence TTGGCTTCAGCCCTTGCTGCGCCGGCAGTGTTCGGCTATGCCGGCGAGGGCTGTAAGGACGGGACGCCCATCGGGACGGTATCCCTGGAGGGAATGACCCGAACAAAACCCCATGTGGTCCTTCGCGAACTTTCCATGAAGTCGGGAGTCGCCTATTCGGACTCCTTGTTTACCGCCGACGCCCGGCGGCTTGAAAGCCTGGACCTGTTTTCTGATATCAAGCTGAGCTGCGTCCAAGAGGGCGACCAACAGAACATCGTCCTGCAACTGACCGAAATTTTTCCGTTCATTCCCGCCCCTGCGGGCAAAAAGACCGATCAGGACGGCTGGATGCTGGGAGGCGCCCTCGCCTACCTGAACCTCTTTGGCGAAGACATCCGCAGCGAAATCCAATACAGGACTTCCCTGGACCCCCTGTTCGACAACAACGAATATGCTATTTACACATCGTCTCCCTGGCTCTTTGGACTACCCGTAGGGTGGAACATCGAGCTCCTCCGCACCGACAGCTATGACGAACTGCGAAATTTTCACAACGCCTCCTGGCTTGCCGACTTAGATTTGGAATGGAACTTCACACAGCGATTCGCCCTTCTTGTTTCTGGGGCATACCGCTACATGGAGAAATTCGGCCATGTTCCCGAGGGAGGGCTCGGGATTTCCTTTGACACCAGGGATTCCCCGCTGGATTCCCGACGCGGCACCTATGACGAGATAATGCTGACCCGAGTCGGGGCGCACGACTTGCCGGAAAACTTCTTTGAAATCCTGACGGACTTCCGGGGGTACTACACAGCGGGCAGGTTTATTTCTGGATTGTCGGCTCTTTTCCGTTACCGGTTCGGCCATGCGGAATTCTTTGACCGTTTTCACCATGGAGGCGCCAACACCTTCCGCGGGGCAGACGCGGATACTTCCAGACACGGCAAGCACGAAAGCCTCTTGAACTTCGAAGAGCGTTTTGTCCTGCTGGAACGCAGGCCTGCAAGTGTCGTCGGAATCAACTTTTTCTATGGAGTCCAGCTGGTGGCGGGTTTGGACGGATCTTTTTTGTGGGATGATTCGGACCTGGACTGGAGCGAGTATTCTGGAGCCGTCTATGGAGGCATCCACTTGCTGATACCGGCACTGGACCGCATCCGCATAGAAGTCGGCTACGCACCGGATACTGGCGAGCCCAAAATTTTTGTCGGGCTCTTCGAAAAGAACGTCTCCCAGAGATGGCGCTCCAGGTAA
- a CDS encoding DNA gyrase/topoisomerase IV subunit A codes for MDEEQKTLGLSNVNHLEKLYNGWFLDYASYTILDRAVPYFEDGLKPVQRRILHTMFEMNDGSFHKVAGIVGDTMHYHPHGDASIYTALVNMGQKNLLIEPQGNWGNPLTGDEAAAPRYIEGKLSDFALDVMFNPETTEWIPNYDGRSKEPVTLPAKFPILLAQGVDGIAVGLSTTILPHNFKELCQASIDYLRGRKFTLYPDFYTGGIIDVSEYNDGERGGRLKVRARIEKLDNKTLVIREIPFGTTTDSLIDSIVAANEKGKIKVKQIVDHTTENVEIQVLLQPGTDPQVAIDALYAFTDCQTTLAANSCVIIDKKPKFSNTTELLKLSTDHTVKLLDWELDNELGHLQDRWHMTSLEKIFIEKEVYEVIKQAKSHDEMVELIAEGLKPHIKKLRREVTREEILKLAEIPVRRISRFDRKKADELLKELDAKIDEVKYNKEHLTDYAVNYFKNILKKYGEGRDRKTEIGEFGTVSAVHVALANQKLYVNRKEGFVGTGMKKEEYLFDVSEYDDLIVFKADGSFKVVRVSDKDFVGKDIVLVEKFNKDDERHIYNVIHQDGKEGYAYIKRFNVGGVTRDKDYYMGKNKPGSKLLYMSSNLNGEAEVVEVVLKPRPRIKLNFEVDFSTIEVKGRGAIGNIVTKYPVKTVKRIRKGVSTLGARVLYFDAPSGIISTQRKGDRIGEFGEKDKILIIKENGTARVHDMADPILVGTGIKYIHKFDPAQVFTILYFEGGNFNYMVKRFNLEGCPMTTEFNLITDHKDSQMIELFATDDARQLMEYQVGREVQKEELDLTEVADVKSYKAMGSKFTAKKVKRTSRVTPPDPFDDGAGEESTDDSDPSLF; via the coding sequence ATGGACGAAGAACAGAAAACTTTAGGACTTTCGAACGTAAACCACCTGGAAAAGCTGTACAACGGCTGGTTCCTGGACTATGCGAGCTACACCATTTTGGACCGTGCCGTTCCCTATTTTGAAGACGGCCTCAAGCCCGTGCAGCGCCGCATTCTGCACACGATGTTCGAAATGAATGATGGTAGTTTTCACAAGGTGGCGGGCATTGTTGGCGACACCATGCACTATCACCCACACGGCGACGCTTCCATCTACACCGCCCTCGTGAACATGGGCCAAAAGAACCTGCTCATCGAGCCGCAGGGCAACTGGGGCAACCCTCTCACGGGCGACGAAGCCGCTGCCCCGCGTTACATTGAAGGCAAGCTCAGCGACTTTGCACTCGATGTGATGTTCAACCCCGAGACCACGGAATGGATCCCGAACTACGACGGACGCTCCAAGGAACCGGTGACGCTCCCTGCGAAATTCCCGATTTTGCTCGCGCAAGGCGTGGACGGCATTGCGGTCGGTCTTTCGACGACGATTCTCCCCCACAACTTCAAGGAACTTTGCCAAGCTAGCATCGACTACCTGCGCGGCCGCAAGTTCACTCTGTACCCGGACTTCTACACGGGCGGCATCATCGACGTTAGCGAATACAACGACGGCGAGCGCGGCGGACGCCTCAAAGTGCGAGCCCGCATCGAGAAGCTCGACAACAAGACGCTCGTCATCCGCGAAATTCCCTTTGGCACCACGACCGACAGCCTTATTGACTCCATCGTGGCGGCAAACGAAAAAGGCAAAATCAAGGTCAAGCAGATTGTGGACCACACGACCGAAAACGTGGAAATCCAAGTGCTGTTGCAGCCGGGTACCGACCCGCAGGTGGCAATCGACGCCCTCTACGCCTTTACCGACTGCCAAACGACCTTGGCCGCGAACAGCTGCGTGATTATCGACAAAAAGCCGAAGTTCAGCAACACCACGGAACTATTGAAGCTCAGCACCGACCATACGGTAAAGCTTTTGGATTGGGAACTCGACAACGAACTCGGCCACCTGCAAGACCGCTGGCACATGACAAGCCTCGAGAAGATATTCATTGAGAAGGAAGTCTACGAGGTCATTAAGCAAGCGAAATCGCATGACGAAATGGTGGAACTCATTGCCGAGGGACTCAAGCCCCACATCAAAAAACTCCGCCGCGAAGTAACCCGCGAAGAGATTTTGAAGCTCGCCGAAATCCCGGTACGCCGCATCAGTCGTTTTGACCGCAAAAAGGCGGACGAACTTTTGAAGGAACTGGACGCAAAGATTGACGAGGTAAAGTACAACAAGGAACACCTCACCGACTACGCCGTAAACTACTTCAAGAACATCCTCAAAAAATACGGCGAAGGCCGCGACCGCAAAACGGAAATCGGCGAATTCGGCACGGTGAGCGCCGTACACGTGGCACTTGCAAACCAAAAACTCTATGTGAACCGCAAGGAAGGATTCGTAGGTACCGGCATGAAGAAGGAGGAATACCTCTTTGACGTGTCGGAATACGACGACCTCATTGTGTTCAAGGCCGACGGCAGTTTCAAGGTGGTGCGCGTAAGCGACAAGGATTTTGTAGGTAAAGACATCGTGCTCGTTGAAAAGTTCAACAAGGACGACGAGCGTCACATCTACAACGTGATCCACCAGGACGGCAAGGAAGGCTACGCCTACATCAAGCGCTTCAACGTGGGTGGTGTCACTCGCGACAAGGATTACTACATGGGCAAAAACAAGCCCGGCAGCAAGCTCCTGTACATGTCGAGCAACCTGAACGGCGAAGCCGAAGTTGTCGAGGTCGTGCTGAAGCCGCGCCCACGCATCAAGCTCAATTTCGAAGTGGATTTCAGTACCATTGAGGTCAAGGGCCGTGGTGCCATCGGAAACATCGTGACAAAGTACCCGGTCAAGACCGTAAAGCGCATCCGTAAGGGCGTGAGCACACTCGGCGCACGCGTCCTGTACTTTGACGCCCCCAGCGGCATCATCAGCACGCAAAGGAAGGGTGACCGCATCGGCGAATTCGGCGAGAAGGACAAGATTCTCATCATCAAGGAGAACGGCACCGCCCGCGTGCACGACATGGCGGACCCGATCCTCGTGGGTACCGGCATCAAGTACATCCACAAATTTGACCCCGCTCAGGTGTTCACCATCCTCTACTTTGAGGGCGGGAACTTCAACTACATGGTCAAGCGCTTCAACCTGGAAGGCTGCCCCATGACGACGGAGTTCAACCTGATTACCGACCACAAGGATTCCCAGATGATCGAGCTCTTCGCTACCGATGACGCCCGCCAGCTGATGGAATACCAGGTGGGTCGAGAAGTTCAGAAAGAGGAACTGGATTTGACCGAGGTGGCCGACGTCAAGAGCTACAAGGCAATGGGCAGCAAGTTCACCGCCAAGAAGGTCAAACGTACGAGCCGCGTCACCCCGCCCGACCCGTTTGACGACGGCGCCGGTGAGGAATCGACCGACGACAGCGACCCGAGCCTGTTTTAG
- a CDS encoding GGDEF domain-containing protein yields the protein MIEKRKIKPVVPLLALSFIVLFIAVMVQLRNAGISHSREILDDGWSLEYKGETRTIESIKNYNVPFELAAGDTLTLSRFINKAPFDRAFLRFKCYRAVVDVFAPELIYSYGHERIDKNLYVGSGFHYAFFEISRTKDPVRIQFVLTEPTSFSKLPQFELLPAGGAVSDYNARNLVTIIIGMFLVFVGLIAIVAGVVMAFYTPSYFSILMMGIVSLLMGFWSMCYTKTLQMFSLNLTFNSHLEYAALYLAPVAFFSLLVYMRNGRVSPWKINAVKGFAVFGALLFVVSSLAQAFGCAYYSDFLLVFHLYIFISFLFIAVLVLPYRQHGFDHSSRYLTWGVGLFGLFVFGELFRYGICEIFDIRGFVQDFSLIPFGALFFVLALFACDFVYILDGITAKAEREVLSTMVYMDNLTGLFNRTKCEQIFGVLDRGTSNYAIVSIDMNGLKYVNDRYGHAEGDILLKAFAEVFKKAFEGLGTAIRMGGDEYVAIVRSEHMPELDSCLKRLETLEKEYTGELPVPLEAAYGVATREETMARLSKTTVTAEEVYRFADECMYAMKQSMHSEIKRM from the coding sequence ATGATCGAAAAAAGAAAAATTAAACCGGTGGTGCCCCTGCTTGCACTCTCCTTCATTGTTCTTTTTATCGCCGTTATGGTCCAACTGCGCAATGCAGGCATTTCGCACTCGCGCGAGATTCTCGATGACGGCTGGAGTCTTGAATACAAGGGCGAAACGCGTACCATTGAATCCATCAAGAATTACAATGTCCCCTTTGAACTGGCGGCAGGCGACACGCTCACGCTTAGCCGTTTCATAAACAAGGCGCCTTTTGACCGTGCGTTTTTGCGGTTCAAGTGCTATCGTGCCGTGGTGGACGTGTTTGCACCGGAACTCATCTATTCATATGGTCATGAACGTATCGACAAGAACTTGTATGTGGGAAGCGGCTTCCACTATGCGTTTTTTGAAATCTCGAGGACTAAAGACCCGGTTCGCATCCAGTTTGTGCTGACGGAGCCAACTTCTTTTTCAAAGCTCCCTCAGTTCGAGTTGCTGCCGGCGGGTGGAGCGGTCAGCGATTACAACGCCCGTAACCTGGTGACGATTATCATTGGCATGTTCCTCGTGTTCGTCGGGCTTATTGCGATTGTCGCGGGTGTGGTCATGGCTTTTTACACGCCGAGCTACTTCAGCATCCTCATGATGGGCATTGTTTCGCTCTTGATGGGCTTCTGGAGCATGTGCTACACCAAAACACTCCAAATGTTCTCTTTGAACCTGACATTCAATTCGCATTTGGAGTATGCGGCGCTTTATTTGGCGCCTGTCGCATTTTTCTCGTTGCTCGTGTACATGCGAAATGGCAGGGTTTCCCCGTGGAAAATTAACGCGGTCAAGGGCTTTGCCGTGTTCGGGGCGTTGCTCTTTGTGGTGTCGTCTTTGGCGCAGGCCTTTGGCTGTGCCTACTATTCCGATTTCCTCCTGGTGTTCCACTTGTACATATTCATTTCTTTCCTGTTTATTGCGGTTCTTGTTTTGCCGTACAGGCAGCATGGGTTTGACCATTCGTCGCGATACCTCACTTGGGGAGTGGGCCTTTTTGGCTTGTTCGTTTTTGGAGAACTCTTTAGGTACGGCATCTGCGAAATCTTTGACATTCGTGGATTTGTGCAAGATTTTTCGCTTATCCCCTTTGGGGCGCTGTTCTTTGTGTTGGCCCTTTTCGCTTGCGACTTTGTTTATATTCTGGATGGCATTACTGCCAAGGCGGAACGTGAGGTCTTGTCGACCATGGTCTACATGGACAATTTGACAGGGCTTTTCAACCGCACCAAGTGCGAGCAAATCTTTGGGGTGCTGGACAGGGGTACGTCTAATTACGCCATCGTGAGCATCGACATGAACGGCTTGAAATATGTGAACGACCGCTACGGCCATGCCGAGGGAGACATCCTGCTCAAGGCCTTTGCCGAGGTATTCAAAAAAGCGTTTGAAGGATTGGGCACTGCCATCCGCATGGGTGGCGACGAGTACGTGGCGATTGTGAGGAGCGAGCATATGCCCGAATTGGATTCTTGCTTAAAGCGTTTGGAAACGCTCGAAAAGGAATACACGGGTGAACTTCCCGTACCGCTGGAGGCCGCCTATGGCGTGGCTACACGTGAAGAGACCATGGCAAGGCTCTCCAAGACGACCGTTACCGCCGAAGAGGTCTACCGCTTTGCCGATGAGTGTATGTACGCCATGAAGCAGTCCATGCACTCCGAAATCAAGCGCATGTAG
- a CDS encoding DNA topoisomerase IV subunit B translates to MASNYDERNIKTLEWYEHIRMRPGMYIGKLGDGQSPDDGIYVLAKEVIDNSIDEFAMGAGKKIIIEMADRSCRVRDFGRGIPLGKVIDCVSKMNTGGKYDSEAFQKSVGMNGVGTKAVNALSTTFIVQSFRDGRCKRAEFSKGILVKEYRECATNEKNGTEIYFEPDADLFKNYRFLPAYMEEKIWNYAYLNTGLTMVMNDKQYVSPNGLLDLLKSRVDETIRYDIIHCKLKDLEFALTHSNQEGEHYFSFVNGQHTTQGGTHLAAFREAVVKGVRDHFKKEFDASDVRNCIIGAISVRIQEPVFESQTKTKLGSTTTAPNGPALRSWIVDSVSKELDNYLHKNEAVAKAILDRINQNEKLRKELAGVKKLANERAKKANLNNKKLRDCSVHLSDAKNPLKNETMIFITEGNSASGTITTARNPKTQAVFSLRGKPKNSYGLSKKIVYENEEWNLLQAALNIENGLDDLRYDKVIIATDADVDGMHIRLLVMTFFLQYFPELVEQKHLYILQAPLFRVRNRKDKKKTFYCYDEEERDKAAKEIGKTDLEITRFKGLGEMDSEDFKLLIGENMHLETVTMPTDASLGKMLEYYMGKNTQARQDYIVENLRTEAVEEL, encoded by the coding sequence ATGGCAAGTAATTACGACGAACGGAACATCAAGACTTTGGAATGGTACGAGCATATCCGCATGCGTCCGGGTATGTACATCGGCAAGCTAGGCGACGGCCAGAGCCCCGACGACGGTATCTACGTCTTGGCGAAGGAAGTCATCGACAACTCCATTGACGAATTCGCGATGGGCGCCGGAAAAAAGATCATCATCGAGATGGCGGACAGGAGCTGCCGCGTGCGCGACTTCGGCCGCGGCATCCCGCTGGGCAAGGTCATCGACTGCGTTTCCAAAATGAACACCGGCGGCAAGTACGACTCCGAGGCGTTCCAAAAGTCTGTGGGCATGAACGGCGTGGGTACCAAGGCGGTCAACGCGCTTTCCACCACCTTTATCGTGCAGAGTTTCCGTGACGGTCGCTGCAAAAGGGCGGAATTCAGCAAGGGCATTTTGGTGAAGGAATATCGCGAATGCGCCACCAACGAGAAAAACGGCACCGAAATCTACTTTGAACCCGACGCGGACCTGTTCAAGAACTACCGGTTCCTCCCCGCCTACATGGAAGAGAAAATCTGGAACTACGCGTACCTGAACACGGGCCTCACGATGGTGATGAACGACAAGCAGTACGTGAGCCCGAACGGTCTTTTGGATTTGCTCAAGAGCCGCGTGGACGAAACCATCCGCTACGACATCATCCACTGCAAACTCAAGGATTTGGAGTTCGCCCTCACGCACTCGAACCAGGAAGGCGAACATTACTTCAGTTTTGTGAACGGCCAGCACACCACGCAGGGCGGCACCCACCTGGCGGCATTCCGCGAGGCGGTGGTCAAGGGCGTTCGCGACCACTTCAAAAAGGAATTCGACGCCAGCGACGTGCGCAATTGCATCATCGGCGCGATCTCGGTGCGCATCCAAGAGCCTGTTTTTGAATCGCAGACCAAGACGAAGCTCGGCAGCACGACCACTGCCCCCAACGGTCCCGCGCTCCGCTCGTGGATCGTGGACAGCGTCTCGAAGGAACTCGACAACTACCTGCACAAGAACGAGGCGGTGGCGAAGGCGATCCTCGACCGCATCAACCAGAACGAAAAACTGAGGAAGGAACTTGCGGGCGTCAAAAAACTCGCGAACGAACGCGCCAAGAAGGCGAACCTCAACAACAAGAAACTCCGCGACTGTAGCGTCCACCTGAGCGACGCCAAGAACCCGCTCAAGAACGAGACCATGATATTTATCACCGAGGGTAATTCCGCCTCCGGTACCATTACTACGGCGCGTAACCCCAAGACGCAGGCAGTGTTCAGCCTCCGCGGCAAACCCAAGAACAGCTACGGTCTCTCCAAAAAAATCGTGTACGAGAACGAGGAATGGAACCTGTTGCAGGCGGCACTCAACATAGAGAACGGGCTCGACGACCTGCGCTACGACAAGGTGATTATCGCGACCGATGCCGACGTGGACGGCATGCACATCCGCCTTTTGGTGATGACGTTCTTCCTCCAGTACTTCCCGGAACTGGTGGAGCAAAAGCACCTGTACATTTTGCAGGCGCCGCTGTTCCGCGTGCGTAACCGCAAAGACAAAAAGAAGACGTTCTACTGCTACGACGAGGAGGAACGCGACAAGGCGGCAAAGGAAATCGGCAAGACTGACCTGGAAATCACCCGATTCAAAGGCCTTGGCGAAATGGACTCCGAGGACTTCAAGCTGCTTATTGGCGAGAACATGCACCTGGAAACTGTCACCATGCCTACGGACGCCTCTCTGGGCAAGATGCTCGAGTACTACATGGGCAAAAACACGCAGGCGCGCCAGGACTACATCGTGGAGAACCTGAGAACCGAGGCTGTAGAGGAGCTATAG